AGAGGTACATGTGTACTTATAAAATACTTCATACATAAAGAGTAAGTTATAAAGTTTAGATTAAGAGTTACAAACCAGTAAACATAAACACAGAACGTTTCAGAATTAAAATGTTAGTTGTTACAGTAGAGTAGACTAGTTACAGACTTACATACAGTGGACTCTTCAATCTTGTTTATAATGAACTCAGAATTAGAAAAAGCTTAGATTTGGACATTGAAACTTGGGGAGCAGAACAAGTACAGTCAGTCATTCACTTTTATAGATCAAAAATATGTTATATcaggatttaaaaaaacatttagatttctataaataaattttgaagCATGGGAATTGGAACCAGAAGAGTTACTCTCTTATATAACAGGATTTTGTTTAAGATATCAGtgtacaattttcaaaattcagaTTGTGTATTTGTATTCTTCATTAATGGGAGTTCTCTGTATTAAtattcctatttcttttttttctctcagatTGACTCTTTCTTGAGCACCTATGCTGCATTCTACAGGAAGTCTCCCAAAAGAGTGCGGGAGCTTCACGACATGGCTGACCTCCTCAATGAGCAGATTCTTCGACCGACCCGCGCAGATGGGACGAGATGGGTCGAACATAGGAGGAGAGCGTTGAAAGCTCTTGACAGGAACTATGTAGCTGTGACAGCTCATCTTGTTGAGCTTGGAAGCGAGCAGAGGGCGGATGTAAAGAAAGAGGATGCTGCTAAGGCGAGGGGGATGCTAAAAAAGATGTCGACACAAACCTTCATCTATCACATGGCCCTCTATATGGACATCCTAGAAGAACTCTCTCAAGTCTCTCTGGTTTTCCAGATAGAGGACAGCTCCCTGGCTGAGGTGGTGGAGGTGTTGGGGACAACTGTCAAAGTTGTCCAGGACATGTGCAACAAAGATGGTCCTCATCTCCACTCTGTGAAGAGAAAATGCCTTGACGATGGGAGCTACAGAGGTCATTCATTAACTGGTTTTACAGCAGGGCATGCAGAGTTTGATGCCTCTCGACCAGCTTGCCTTGAGCCATTGATCAGATGCCTGGAGGAGAGGTTCTCATCGTTCAAGGACAGCAGGATCTTCGAAGCAGTTACATCGCTCAACCCAACGACCTGGCCAGAGGATCTCAAGGACCTAGATGACAAGGTAGACGATGGTGTTAGAGTCCTCATTGACCACTTCGAGACTCCTCTGGTGGCACATGGATGTGATCCAGCAGCAGTCATGGCAGAGTGGATCCGCCTGAAGAAGGTTCTGCAGATGTACTTCAAGCCTGGAATGTCGTGGAAGAACTTGTGGGGCACCCTTTTCCGCAGACGCCAGAATGACTTCCCGAACTTCTTTCATGTCATGGAGATTGTCCAAGTCCTACCTTTTGCTACAGCAATTGTGGAACGCGGCTTTTCCTTAATGAACAGAATCAAGACCGACTGGAGGGTACGACTTCATACTACCACTCTCGACGAT
The genomic region above belongs to Lytechinus pictus isolate F3 Inbred chromosome 12, Lp3.0, whole genome shotgun sequence and contains:
- the LOC129279760 gene encoding zinc finger protein 862-like, with the protein product MDQQAFKKMVLLFDITYHLAKHELPFSYFPALANLEKRHGVNLGTTYLNPVQAHMFTEFLAEDIRQEIDYTVRKSRYISILIDGSTDRSSLEQELMYIKYLDLDDGIPRTRFFGIHDVENATADGVLQAVDSIFNQHTHPDWKNNLVAFCADGASVNFGCRGGVVTKLQNEMPWVVGIHCIAHRLELAAKDAFKDTFFTKEIDSFLSTYAAFYRKSPKRVRELHDMADLLNEQILRPTRADGTRWVEHRRRALKALDRNYVAVTAHLVELGSEQRADVKKEDAAKARGMLKKMSTQTFIYHMALYMDILEELSQVSLVFQIEDSSLAEVVEVLGTTVKVVQDMCNKDGPHLHSVKRKCLDDGSYRGHSLTGFTAGHAEFDASRPACLEPLIRCLEERFSSFKDSRIFEAVTSLNPTTWPEDLKDLDDKVDDGVRVLIDHFETPLVAHGCDPAAVMAEWIRLKKVLQMYFKPGMSWKNLWGTLFRRRQNDFPNFFHVMEIVQVLPFATAIVERGFSLMNRIKTDWRVRLHTTTLDDLMAISLEGPAEETYTTDSAVTRWFKAGKTTRRPWVEPYGPRPADATHATESDHSDDSESGPSQD